Below is a window of Desmonostoc muscorum LEGE 12446 DNA.
GCCAAAAATAGCTAAACTGGGAGTAGTTTGAATAGCGTTAGTGATACCGATAATAGGTTGGGCGAGTTTCGGTTGGCGAGTGATGAAAATGCCTAGAGGAATGCCAATGGAAACCGCCACCACCATTGCAATTACAACTAATACTAAATGTTCTCCGGTGCGGAGGATAATTTCTAAGAAATATCGGTTGAAAAACAAGGTTATCTCCAAATACGATTCAGTTATTTTAAGTAGGTATATTTATTATCTTTACTTATAAAAAATAAATTTATCAAGGAGGTTTATAAAAAATGTATTATATCAAAATAATACGCTTTTTTAGAAAGAATCAGATTTGCAGATATCCATCACAGAGCTATACCTTCTCTACGAGACGCTCTTGCTAGCTTGCTTCCCGTTCGCCCTTGGCGTCCCTTAGGGAAGGATACCCTAACGGAAAAGTTTTTGGTCTACTGAACATTTAGAATTATTTTATCGCTACCTACTTAGTGAGAGAATTTTTGTGACTCCGGGATTTTTATTGATTACAAATCTTAAAATAACACAGCGAATGGTACAATCTGGATTGGATTAATGAGAACTTTCTTTACCTTTTAATTGCAGTGTGGAAAAAGACATGAAATTACGAAAGTCAAATTAAGTAAGTAGGCGAGAATAAACCAAAGTAAATTAAGTAATGTAAAAAATCTTGAGATTATTTTGTAGTGAGCGGCTCCAGCCATGAAATGAGGACTTTAGTCCTCTCTACGAGACGCTACGCGAACACTACAAAACTTTAATTATTGACGCTGCTCTACTTAGTACAATTTACCTAACTAAAAATCCTAAATTCAGAAGGCACTGACTAGACGCAGGAAAACCAACATTTTCTATGCGATCGCATTTTCTATGGATGTAAAGAAACATTATTCAATCAATTAGTTTAATGAAAACTAAAAATACCTTACTCTTCAAGATTATCATTTCTGTAACCCTGAAAATTGAGTTTCCTGAAAGCCTTATCTGATTTTGGTCTTGGTGAATTCTACTCTTATTCAAGCTCGTCAATATTTAGATGTGTTTCCACTGAAGATAAAGTGCTTTTTGTCAATCAATTAAAATACCCAAAATATTCTCAATAAAAATGATAATCGTAGATGGGAAGACAGGGAAGGCTGCCAATAGCTATAACTTAAGTTTTTTGGGATGCTCCCATTTTGTGTATAATATTTTCTCAGCTAATGAAAAATCTGGATTTTTCATCCAGTAGTAGTGGGTTGAAAAAGTTTTAATAGTTTAGATAGGTGCTATAAATGGAAAAAATCAGCGGTACTGCTGAGATTTTTCACAAGTTTGAAAACTTTGGTATTGACTTAAAAAGCATATCTAAAGTTGACCATGTACACTCTTTTGCAAAGCTATTAACTTATTTTGCTTTGGTAGTTTTTCTGAGTGTTGGAATTATTTTTATTCAGGATTGGAAATTAATTCTGATACTCCAATTACTCTTGGGAATTACGTTTGCTCATGGCTTAGAATTGCAACATGAGTGTCTTCATCACAATTTTTTCAACTCAAAGATATTAAACTGCTTTTTCGGTTTTTTGTTTGGTGTTCCAATGCTTGTTTCATATACTCATTACAGAGTTCAGCATCTACACCATCATAAATATTTAGGCACAGAAAAGAATGCTGAGATATTTGACTATGATGAGTCTTCACTAGAAAGCTTCAATAAATTCTTCGTGAGAGCTTGGAACTTTGCAAGAATACCTACTTTTTTCCCGACATTATTTAACTTAATCAAAGGTAAATACCCAGAAGTTTTTTCTACTAACAAGGCTAAAAAAGATGTTTTAATTGAATATTTTGTGCTAGTCACAATTTTTCTAACACTCTTTTCTATTACCGTGTTTAACGTGTCCTTAATACCTCTCAAAATCTGGTTTATACCGTGGTTAGTTTTTGGCGAATTTTTTCATTTTCTGATAGAGTTACCGGAACATATATATTGCAATAAGACGACAACAGATGTTTTCTTAAATACTCGTTCAGTTGAAACTCATCCAATCATTAGTTACATTACAAATGGCAATAACTATCATGTTGAACATCATCTCTATCCTAGTGTAGCGGTACACAATCTTAAGAAAGTTCATCATCCCATTGTTGTTATCTTGGTTGAAATAGCAAGGAGCGTTCTTCATGGCGATAAATTTTTGTTTAGCTGGTGCAACGGGATGGGTGGGACAATCCTTGGTAAAAGCGATTGACGCTCTCGAAGACCTGAATCTCGTGGGAGCCGTTTCAAGAACCCATGCAGATAAGAAATTAAGTGAAGTGCTGACGGATACCTCATTAGATTTGACCATCAGCAGTTCCGTCAAAGAAGCTTTGAGAAATCAGTGTAATGTTTTAGTTGATTACACCAAACCGGATGTAGTGAAAAGTAACGTTCTAGAAGCCATCCAGAACGGAGTGCATGTAGTCATTGGTACTTCAGGACTTACAGATGAAGACTTCGTGCAAATACATGAACAAGCCATGAAGCATCAGGTAGGAGTTTTAGCATCTGGCAATTTTGCCATCACGGCGGTACTTCTGCAACGCTTTGCTGAGATAGCAGCTAAGTACACGTCTTACTGGGAGATTTTGGATTATGCTAGCGAAAAGAAAGTGGATGTTCCGAGTGGAACAGCAAGGGAATTGGCTTCGCGGCTAGGACAGGTTAAACAGCCAATTCCATACCATTCCCTAGATAAAATTCATGGACCAAAAGAAAGTAGGGGTGCTACACTCAACGGGACGCAAGTTCACTCGTTA
It encodes the following:
- a CDS encoding fatty acid desaturase family protein → MEKISGTAEIFHKFENFGIDLKSISKVDHVHSFAKLLTYFALVVFLSVGIIFIQDWKLILILQLLLGITFAHGLELQHECLHHNFFNSKILNCFFGFLFGVPMLVSYTHYRVQHLHHHKYLGTEKNAEIFDYDESSLESFNKFFVRAWNFARIPTFFPTLFNLIKGKYPEVFSTNKAKKDVLIEYFVLVTIFLTLFSITVFNVSLIPLKIWFIPWLVFGEFFHFLIELPEHIYCNKTTTDVFLNTRSVETHPIISYITNGNNYHVEHHLYPSVAVHNLKKVHHPIVVILVEIARSVLHGDKFLFSWCNGMGGTILGKSD
- the dapB gene encoding 4-hydroxy-tetrahydrodipicolinate reductase, whose protein sequence is MAINFCLAGATGWVGQSLVKAIDALEDLNLVGAVSRTHADKKLSEVLTDTSLDLTISSSVKEALRNQCNVLVDYTKPDVVKSNVLEAIQNGVHVVIGTSGLTDEDFVQIHEQAMKHQVGVLASGNFAITAVLLQRFAEIAAKYTSYWEILDYASEKKVDVPSGTARELASRLGQVKQPIPYHSLDKIHGPKESRGATLNGTQVHSLRLPGYTLSVEAIFGLADEKLIIRHEAGSSAEPYVKGTLLAIRKVSSFVGLKRGLDSILEL